In Halobacteriovorax sp. DA5, a genomic segment contains:
- a CDS encoding efflux RND transporter permease subunit yields the protein MNQLSKFFIENHKFTIVVTFFLLIYGLMGLNKMTSESYPTVSFATAVVTTIYDGASANDIEIKITKPIEDEIRTVSGVKDVKSTSQAGLSKIIIRVDMDNVDSVDDVMSDLQKAVDRVSDLPQDLQDAPLFQEIASDEIPVYQIALVGPNNVRERDEVADILKEDIEDIKAVKGVTLDGFAKRKFEIILDLQKLERQHIGIDEVLNKLRLRNVNVPGGTLKTDNDQKLVRIEAKVRNVEELKNILIRSNFSGANIFLEDVAQVIDGKEEKKVITSYNGEEATLITISKKSGEDTIAMVEEIKAHMEKFEKRYPEYKFYVYNNEELKVVNKLEVLASNAVSGLLLVIFFLFIFLPGRIGLLASMSLPLAVFGTLGFMPDYGLTLNAMTVLALVIALGMLVDNSVVISENFTRLMNEEGYSAKEAALSSVKSLWLPITGTAMTTIAAFIPMLVTKGIMGQFIMAIPIIVTVSLILSLVESFFLLPMRLAKYSGSAKKTGTEKKADWFTKFQAKFESLMTIAIRHRYISAFFFTTIIIGSLVFMAVGNKFILFPADQTEIYLSRFEAKRGTPVEKTEEYMLEVSRKIKEKIGDQAKHIVGFSGKAAIGFSDPKDKEGNNVGLLFIYVNDYAKFNIAETQMLKKLREIKVEGLKSLTFESQVNGPPVGEDIQGTFRANSFDQLDAIIGEISGELGKIDGILDLKTDDVYGDEEVYVDIDYVRADQLGVSASQIGTAIRAAIAGSIASTVTLDNKDVDLEVRFKKALRGKPNDILNIQVMDNRGNLIPLKSFAKIRKENGTPNVKRYDFKRSKTLIGSVDNINATSAMANIKLKQIFDKVSAKYPGVSLRFGGAAESTKESLESLAQAGVLAIIAIFAILVFLFKSFLRPMIIMMTIPLGFIGFSIAFATPILSGYPDRSRPISFLALIGIIGLAGIIVNSGIVLISFIDELRAEGKLSLNEILVKASGLRLRAVLVTSLTTVSGLLPTAYGIGGSDAMLVPMTMSMAWGLTSGTIMTLIFIPCAYAIIEDFVEFTDRISNKIFKKGNTAQSNNEEAPAEIVETKEVEV from the coding sequence ATGAATCAATTATCAAAATTCTTTATAGAGAATCATAAGTTTACGATCGTTGTTACGTTTTTCCTTTTAATCTATGGATTAATGGGATTAAACAAAATGACATCAGAATCATACCCAACAGTTTCTTTTGCTACAGCAGTCGTAACGACAATTTATGATGGTGCTTCAGCAAATGATATTGAAATTAAAATTACAAAACCGATTGAAGATGAAATTAGAACTGTTTCTGGAGTAAAGGACGTTAAGTCAACTTCTCAAGCAGGTTTATCTAAAATTATCATCCGCGTTGATATGGATAATGTTGACAGTGTTGATGATGTAATGAGTGATCTACAAAAGGCAGTCGATCGTGTATCTGATCTTCCACAAGATCTACAAGATGCACCGCTCTTCCAAGAAATTGCTTCGGATGAAATTCCAGTTTATCAAATTGCTCTTGTTGGACCAAACAACGTAAGAGAAAGAGATGAAGTAGCAGATATTCTTAAAGAAGATATTGAAGATATCAAGGCCGTAAAAGGCGTAACACTTGATGGCTTTGCAAAGAGAAAATTTGAAATCATTCTTGATCTTCAAAAACTTGAAAGACAACACATTGGTATCGACGAAGTTTTAAATAAACTACGTCTTAGAAATGTAAACGTTCCAGGTGGTACACTTAAAACTGACAATGACCAAAAACTTGTTCGTATTGAAGCAAAAGTTAGAAATGTTGAAGAGCTTAAAAATATTCTTATTCGTTCGAACTTTTCTGGGGCAAATATCTTTTTAGAAGATGTTGCTCAAGTAATCGATGGAAAAGAAGAAAAGAAAGTAATCACTTCATACAATGGTGAAGAAGCGACTCTTATCACAATCTCTAAAAAATCAGGTGAAGACACAATCGCGATGGTTGAAGAGATTAAAGCTCACATGGAGAAGTTTGAAAAACGCTATCCTGAGTACAAGTTCTATGTATACAACAACGAAGAATTAAAAGTTGTTAACAAGCTTGAAGTACTAGCTTCCAACGCAGTTTCAGGTCTACTGCTTGTAATCTTCTTCTTATTTATCTTTCTTCCTGGACGTATTGGACTTCTAGCAAGTATGTCTCTACCACTTGCTGTATTCGGTACTCTTGGGTTTATGCCAGATTATGGACTGACACTAAATGCGATGACAGTTCTAGCGCTAGTTATTGCTCTAGGTATGCTTGTTGATAACAGTGTTGTTATCAGTGAAAACTTCACTCGTCTAATGAATGAAGAAGGATATAGTGCTAAAGAAGCAGCCCTTTCAAGTGTTAAGTCTCTTTGGCTTCCAATTACGGGAACAGCGATGACAACGATTGCGGCCTTCATCCCAATGCTAGTAACGAAAGGAATCATGGGACAATTTATTATGGCGATTCCAATCATCGTAACTGTTTCTCTGATTCTTTCATTAGTTGAATCATTCTTCTTACTTCCAATGAGACTTGCAAAGTACTCAGGTTCAGCAAAGAAGACTGGTACAGAAAAGAAAGCAGACTGGTTTACTAAGTTTCAAGCAAAATTTGAATCGTTAATGACTATCGCGATTAGACACCGCTATATTTCAGCATTTTTCTTTACAACTATTATTATCGGCTCACTTGTTTTCATGGCCGTTGGTAATAAATTTATTCTCTTTCCAGCAGATCAAACAGAAATTTACCTTTCTCGCTTTGAAGCTAAAAGAGGAACTCCTGTTGAGAAGACAGAAGAATATATGCTTGAAGTAAGTCGTAAGATCAAAGAAAAGATCGGTGACCAAGCTAAGCATATCGTTGGTTTCTCGGGGAAAGCTGCTATTGGTTTCTCTGATCCAAAAGATAAAGAAGGTAATAACGTAGGTCTACTATTCATTTACGTAAATGATTATGCAAAATTTAATATTGCTGAAACGCAGATGCTTAAGAAACTTCGTGAAATTAAAGTTGAAGGACTTAAGTCATTAACATTTGAATCTCAAGTTAACGGTCCACCTGTTGGTGAAGATATTCAAGGTACATTCAGAGCAAATAGTTTTGATCAACTTGATGCAATCATTGGTGAGATTTCAGGAGAGCTAGGAAAGATCGATGGAATTCTTGATCTAAAAACTGATGATGTATACGGTGATGAAGAAGTTTACGTAGATATCGACTATGTTCGTGCAGATCAGCTAGGTGTATCCGCTTCTCAAATTGGTACGGCCATTAGAGCAGCTATCGCAGGAAGTATTGCAAGTACTGTTACATTAGATAATAAGGATGTAGACCTTGAAGTACGCTTTAAGAAAGCACTTAGAGGTAAACCAAATGATATCCTTAACATTCAAGTTATGGATAATCGTGGAAACCTTATTCCACTAAAGTCATTTGCCAAAATTCGTAAAGAGAATGGTACTCCAAATGTTAAGCGTTATGACTTCAAAAGGTCTAAAACACTAATTGGCTCTGTTGATAATATTAATGCGACATCTGCAATGGCAAATATCAAGCTAAAGCAGATCTTTGATAAGGTTTCAGCTAAATATCCAGGTGTTTCACTACGCTTTGGTGGTGCCGCAGAAAGTACGAAAGAATCACTGGAGTCACTCGCTCAAGCAGGTGTCCTTGCAATTATTGCTATTTTTGCAATTCTTGTATTCCTGTTTAAGAGTTTTCTTCGTCCAATGATCATTATGATGACAATCCCTCTTGGATTTATTGGTTTCTCAATTGCCTTTGCGACGCCAATCCTTAGTGGTTACCCTGATCGTTCACGTCCAATCAGCTTCCTTGCCTTAATTGGTATTATTGGTCTAGCTGGGATTATCGTAAACTCAGGTATTGTTCTAATCAGCTTCATTGATGAGTTAAGAGCAGAAGGAAAACTTAGTTTAAATGAAATTCTTGTTAAAGCTTCTGGCTTACGTTTAAGAGCTGTACTTGTTACTTCTCTTACGACTGTATCGGGACTATTACCGACAGCTTACGGAATTGGTGGTTCAGATGCCATGCTTGTTCCAATGACGATGTCGATGGCATGGGGTCTAACTTCGGGAACAATTATGACTCTTATCTTCATTCCATGTGCTTACGCAATTATTGAAGACTTTGTTGAGTTTACGGATAGAATTTCGAATAAGATTTTCAAGAAAGGAAATACGGCTCAATCAAATAATGAAGAAGCTCCTGCTGAGATCGTAGAGACGAAAGAGGTAGAAGTATAA
- a CDS encoding TolC family protein yields the protein MKEYLRHGLNFSVLMVLITGTSFSWANSLPVLLSEDKLIAWAEEENFNQLRISLEELAKKQERAKYDENFGFELDAQANYQETKEKSFAQFIPVTSPLADFQMKLSKNSKYGLSYGVLVNANQYSNNFVKDGTTSSAGAFLALDIYKDFLGSTSRAQDASLMVQEEIAKRQRTISSHAFIQEVRKLYWKIVANNESTKIAKALLKTTKELEKDTKKRYRSNIADKGDLSRISSQVEARNGQLYLLEFERNELLKTLKSLFPEKLGGKTVQLESYDLDSTVEEVMGCTQTIAQHSSSLPLEYTEYDEVLGLLQKDLELSQKVNNNYDKSDLKLTTQFEVVGKEYSYSNSFQEMTDNGDNRFSVGIQWTMPIGGEKDKTREIQDKIIKRQNLAQAQEVKGKLDAFHAQTLRSVLTLQNVIRAQKRNEVHLRETLKDSKRKFKQARVTSQDLLIDENQLLNSNLDEVSTKYQVIETIINYFTVFNQTPCKLNRRVKL from the coding sequence ATGAAAGAGTACTTACGCCACGGACTCAACTTCTCAGTCCTCATGGTACTGATTACTGGCACTTCATTTAGTTGGGCCAATTCCCTTCCTGTCCTGCTCAGTGAGGATAAGCTCATTGCCTGGGCCGAGGAAGAAAACTTTAATCAATTAAGGATCTCATTAGAGGAACTTGCCAAGAAACAAGAAAGAGCAAAGTATGATGAAAACTTTGGTTTCGAATTAGATGCTCAAGCTAATTATCAAGAAACGAAAGAGAAATCTTTTGCACAGTTTATTCCGGTAACCTCTCCACTAGCAGATTTCCAAATGAAATTAAGTAAGAATTCTAAATACGGTCTTTCTTACGGAGTCTTGGTTAATGCAAATCAATACTCAAATAATTTCGTAAAAGATGGAACGACTTCTTCTGCAGGTGCATTCTTAGCTTTAGATATCTACAAGGATTTCCTAGGTTCAACTTCAAGAGCACAGGACGCAAGCCTTATGGTTCAAGAAGAGATTGCAAAGAGACAAAGAACAATTTCTTCACATGCATTTATTCAGGAAGTAAGAAAGCTATATTGGAAAATTGTAGCAAATAACGAATCAACTAAGATTGCTAAGGCACTTCTAAAAACAACAAAAGAGCTAGAAAAAGACACAAAGAAGAGATACCGCAGTAATATCGCTGACAAAGGTGATCTTTCACGTATTAGCTCTCAGGTTGAAGCTCGTAATGGCCAGCTATATCTACTTGAGTTTGAAAGAAATGAATTACTTAAAACACTTAAGTCTCTCTTTCCTGAAAAGCTAGGTGGTAAGACAGTACAATTAGAATCTTATGATCTTGATAGTACGGTTGAAGAAGTTATGGGTTGTACTCAAACTATTGCTCAACACTCGTCTTCCCTACCACTTGAGTATACTGAATATGATGAAGTTCTTGGACTACTTCAAAAAGACTTAGAACTTTCTCAAAAAGTTAATAATAACTACGACAAATCGGATCTAAAACTAACGACTCAATTTGAAGTTGTTGGAAAAGAGTATAGTTACTCAAATAGTTTTCAAGAAATGACTGACAATGGTGATAACCGTTTTTCAGTTGGTATTCAATGGACTATGCCGATTGGTGGAGAAAAGGATAAGACAAGAGAGATTCAAGACAAAATTATCAAACGTCAAAACCTTGCTCAAGCACAAGAAGTGAAAGGAAAGCTCGATGCGTTCCATGCACAAACACTTCGATCAGTACTAACACTACAAAATGTTATTAGAGCTCAAAAAAGAAATGAAGTTCACCTAAGAGAAACATTAAAAGACTCTAAGAGAAAGTTTAAACAGGCCCGTGTTACATCACAAGACCTCTTGATCGATGAGAACCAACTTTTAAACTCAAATCTTGATGAAGTTAGTACAAAGTATCAAGTAATAGAAACTATTATCAATTACTTCACAGTTTTCAACCAAACACCGTGTAAGTTAAATAGAAGAGTTAAGCTATGA
- a CDS encoding YkgJ family cysteine cluster protein → MISCRKGCSACCHTQVSVNKDEAELLASRILEDGIRVDVELLAIQYAAGNDSAAWFSIPYKQRGCVFLDDKGTCRVYSDRPSVCRTNYVISDAKHCDTSNGEFATIRILKTSKADFVTMAAFNLSSQGGALPQMLVESLNKLGEQKLSKSMKKNFKKNSFKRLKELFISGAM, encoded by the coding sequence ATGATTTCTTGTCGGAAGGGTTGCTCTGCCTGTTGCCATACTCAAGTATCCGTAAATAAAGATGAGGCGGAGCTGTTGGCCTCGCGAATTTTGGAAGATGGAATAAGGGTTGATGTTGAATTACTGGCGATCCAATATGCTGCTGGAAATGATTCTGCTGCTTGGTTTTCAATTCCTTATAAGCAAAGGGGCTGTGTATTCTTAGATGATAAGGGTACTTGCCGTGTTTACTCAGATCGACCTAGTGTGTGTCGCACGAATTATGTCATAAGTGATGCAAAACATTGTGATACATCAAATGGTGAGTTTGCTACGATTAGAATCCTCAAGACTAGTAAGGCCGATTTTGTAACGATGGCGGCTTTTAATCTCAGTTCGCAAGGTGGCGCATTACCTCAAATGCTTGTTGAGTCTCTAAATAAATTAGGGGAACAAAAATTATCTAAATCAATGAAGAAGAACTTCAAGAAGAATAGCTTTAAAAGGCTAAAAGAGCTTTTCATTAGTGGTGCGATGTAA
- a CDS encoding class I SAM-dependent methyltransferase, with translation MHCPLCHSNSIHLYANTLGSDYFECKNCSYVFKDRSKLLNSEIEKSRYDTHENNCEDQGYIDFLNRLILPLSERLSENSRGLDFGCGPGPTISKEMKKRGHHVEDYDIYYANRPELLEKQYDFVTSTEVWEHFYEPAKDIKKCWDLVKPGGHLGVMTYFIPEEKEKFSNWWYLRDETHVGFYNEEVFRYIAKELGASLEILSRQVVILKKDL, from the coding sequence ATGCACTGTCCATTATGTCATAGTAACTCAATTCATTTATACGCGAATACTTTAGGTAGTGATTATTTTGAATGTAAGAATTGTTCTTACGTTTTTAAAGATCGTTCTAAATTGCTTAATAGTGAAATTGAAAAATCTCGCTACGATACTCATGAAAATAATTGTGAAGATCAAGGATATATTGATTTCTTGAATCGATTAATCCTGCCTTTAAGTGAAAGATTATCTGAAAATAGTCGTGGATTAGACTTTGGCTGTGGACCAGGGCCTACGATTTCTAAAGAAATGAAAAAGCGTGGGCATCATGTTGAAGACTACGACATTTACTATGCAAATAGACCTGAGCTTTTGGAAAAACAGTACGACTTTGTTACTTCTACAGAAGTGTGGGAGCATTTCTATGAGCCAGCAAAAGATATTAAGAAGTGCTGGGATCTTGTAAAACCAGGTGGTCACTTAGGAGTGATGACTTACTTTATCCCTGAAGAAAAAGAGAAGTTCTCTAACTGGTGGTATCTACGTGACGAGACTCATGTTGGTTTTTACAACGAAGAAGTCTTTCGATATATTGCTAAGGAACTTGGGGCGAGCTTAGAGATTTTAAGTCGCCAGGTTGTTATTCTAAAAAAGGATTTATGA
- a CDS encoding arsenate reductase family protein has translation MKVYGIKNCDTVKKALKYLDAKGVSYEFIDYKKTPPTKDDLKRWDEAFGELPANKRGPTFRKIKEEFEGATKAKQISLLVENSSAIKRPILEKGKKTLRGFSQEEWDQLF, from the coding sequence ATGAAAGTTTACGGAATAAAAAATTGCGATACTGTAAAAAAAGCTCTTAAGTACCTTGATGCAAAGGGTGTATCGTACGAGTTTATTGATTATAAAAAAACACCACCAACAAAAGATGATTTAAAGAGATGGGATGAAGCTTTTGGAGAGCTTCCTGCTAATAAGCGTGGACCAACTTTTAGAAAAATTAAAGAAGAATTTGAAGGAGCAACAAAGGCAAAGCAAATTTCTCTTCTTGTTGAAAATTCATCTGCAATAAAAAGACCTATTCTAGAAAAAGGTAAGAAAACTCTAAGAGGATTCTCACAGGAAGAGTGGGATCAGTTATTCTAA
- a CDS encoding tRNA-uridine aminocarboxypropyltransferase, with amino-acid sequence MLKDLKDTNSYRIKCMGCSRPKTLCVCSLIKTSQIRSKIVILIHPMEAKKEKLGTGRITHTGLANSELIMGIDFTNDKKVNDLLSDERYYPMVLYPGEDALNISAPSNKDIELLKNKIPLIFVIDGTWPCAKKMMKLSTNINELPRISFSSDKESAFLIKHQPHKQALSTVESVHVLVKELGKYGVEELDGNEDTMIDAFKVMVQKQIDIASDPNVPTYRGRKMDKQRVALVREKKNRSFILK; translated from the coding sequence ATGCTTAAAGATTTAAAAGACACAAATTCATATCGCATAAAGTGTATGGGCTGTTCAAGGCCCAAAACACTTTGTGTATGTAGCCTTATCAAAACATCTCAAATTCGCTCTAAGATTGTCATTCTTATTCATCCAATGGAAGCAAAGAAAGAGAAGCTGGGTACAGGTCGTATAACTCATACTGGATTAGCTAATAGTGAACTAATCATGGGGATTGATTTTACTAATGATAAGAAGGTGAATGATCTTTTAAGTGATGAAAGATATTATCCAATGGTTCTCTATCCAGGTGAAGATGCTCTTAATATTTCTGCACCTTCAAACAAAGACATTGAATTACTAAAGAATAAAATTCCGTTGATCTTTGTGATCGATGGGACTTGGCCATGTGCTAAGAAAATGATGAAGCTTTCAACAAATATCAATGAGCTTCCTCGAATTTCTTTTTCTTCTGATAAAGAATCAGCATTCCTCATTAAGCACCAGCCTCATAAGCAAGCACTTTCAACTGTTGAGTCTGTACACGTCCTAGTGAAAGAATTAGGTAAGTATGGAGTCGAGGAGCTTGATGGTAATGAGGATACGATGATTGATGCCTTTAAGGTTATGGTTCAAAAACAAATCGATATTGCCTCAGATCCTAATGTTCCCACTTATCGTGGACGTAAGATGGACAAGCAGAGGGTCGCTCTTGTGAGAGAGAAGAAAAACCGTTCATTTATTCTCAAATAA
- the rsgA gene encoding ribosome small subunit-dependent GTPase A yields the protein MSDNVLKAKIIRSHQRDFDCLIDETKEVVKATALGNLLKKGETLVVGDNVCLDTIAETGEYIIKEAMPRKNEIFRILVRTSKRKVTAANCDYLVIVSSAAKPRFKRGIIDRFLVRAFQWGVEPIIVFNKMDGYDPEEFDIQYEILRLKELGVKYFEICALDKDYETQYLKGGMSEFKEALKGKTALFVGQSGVGKSQTISCLSDGEVELKTKQVGKVGKGSHTTTWSEIVDLGDFYLIDSPGIRSFSLDDIDPDDLMELFPDLEEIARHCQYSNCNHEPENRGCAFFSEEYDPETEEGLMVHSRLETYQLIHSEISSTPFWQKKKKYR from the coding sequence ATGTCAGATAACGTATTAAAAGCTAAAATCATTCGCTCTCACCAGCGCGACTTCGATTGTCTCATCGATGAAACAAAGGAAGTAGTGAAGGCGACGGCACTTGGTAATCTCCTAAAAAAAGGAGAAACTCTAGTTGTTGGCGATAATGTTTGTTTAGATACGATAGCTGAAACTGGTGAATATATCATCAAGGAGGCCATGCCTCGTAAAAATGAGATCTTTAGAATTCTAGTCAGAACGTCAAAAAGAAAAGTTACTGCGGCCAATTGTGACTACTTGGTTATTGTTTCATCAGCTGCTAAGCCAAGATTTAAACGAGGAATTATCGATCGCTTTCTTGTGCGTGCTTTTCAGTGGGGTGTTGAGCCGATTATTGTCTTCAATAAGATGGATGGCTATGACCCAGAAGAATTTGATATTCAATATGAAATCCTGCGTTTGAAAGAGCTTGGTGTGAAGTATTTCGAGATTTGCGCCCTTGATAAGGACTATGAGACTCAATATCTTAAAGGTGGGATGAGTGAGTTTAAAGAGGCCCTAAAGGGGAAGACGGCCCTTTTTGTTGGCCAGTCAGGTGTTGGGAAATCACAAACGATTTCTTGTTTATCAGATGGCGAAGTTGAGCTAAAGACTAAGCAGGTTGGAAAAGTTGGAAAGGGTTCACATACGACTACTTGGTCTGAGATTGTGGATCTTGGGGACTTCTATCTTATTGATTCTCCAGGAATTCGATCATTTTCACTAGATGATATTGACCCAGATGATCTAATGGAGCTATTCCCTGATTTGGAAGAGATTGCTCGTCACTGCCAATATTCAAATTGTAATCATGAGCCAGAGAACCGAGGTTGTGCATTTTTTAGCGAAGAGTACGATCCTGAAACTGAAGAGGGTTTAATGGTTCACTCTAGGCTTGAAACTTATCAACTGATTCACTCAGAGATTTCTTCGACACCATTTTGGCAGAAAAAGAAAAAATATCGATAA
- a CDS encoding PilZ domain-containing protein, translated as MSDNKVINFQAKREENIEKKRRSFERICFNNFMGAYSVIESDGYSYAINMVDISHDGLSFNVPWTDKTDAKLKEGDELKLKFYFTKGSYIPVIVKIRHSALTQGADGVTYMQYGCEFDKSMHSFKAMEQFINFIYAFSEYSVVDNGEMKSLFI; from the coding sequence ATGTCTGATAACAAAGTAATCAACTTCCAAGCAAAGAGAGAAGAGAATATCGAGAAGAAGCGTAGAAGCTTTGAGCGTATTTGCTTTAATAACTTTATGGGAGCTTACTCGGTAATTGAGTCAGATGGTTATTCTTATGCAATCAATATGGTTGATATCTCTCATGATGGACTTTCTTTCAATGTTCCGTGGACAGATAAAACAGATGCAAAGCTAAAAGAAGGGGATGAGCTAAAGCTTAAATTCTATTTTACAAAAGGATCATATATCCCTGTTATCGTTAAAATTCGTCACAGCGCACTAACTCAAGGTGCTGACGGTGTCACTTATATGCAATATGGTTGTGAGTTCGATAAATCGATGCACTCGTTCAAGGCCATGGAGCAATTCATCAACTTTATTTATGCATTCTCTGAGTATTCAGTAGTGGATAATGGAGAGATGAAATCTCTTTTTATTTAA
- a CDS encoding peptidylprolyl isomerase: MFGFGTKKDAHKEDLDRLYANFETNMGNFKVELYAKECPETVWNFANLIEGRQKTPAKEGPYYDGLIFHRVISGFVIQGGCPDGTGMGGPGYKFEDECRSDLRHDSAGILSMANAGPGTNGSQFFITLGATPHLDGRHTVFGKVIEGMDVVEKIGEVRTGMHDRPMQDVVMEKVTIER; encoded by the coding sequence ATGTTCGGTTTTGGAACTAAGAAAGATGCCCACAAAGAGGATCTTGATCGTCTATACGCAAACTTTGAAACTAATATGGGAAATTTCAAAGTAGAGCTTTACGCAAAAGAATGTCCAGAAACAGTATGGAACTTTGCTAACCTTATTGAAGGGAGACAAAAGACTCCTGCAAAAGAAGGTCCTTACTATGATGGTCTAATTTTCCACAGAGTTATTTCTGGTTTCGTTATTCAAGGTGGATGTCCAGATGGGACAGGAATGGGTGGTCCAGGTTATAAATTCGAAGACGAATGTCGCTCAGACCTTCGCCACGATAGTGCAGGGATTCTTTCTATGGCAAATGCTGGCCCTGGAACAAATGGTTCTCAATTCTTCATCACTCTTGGTGCAACTCCACACTTAGATGGACGCCATACAGTGTTTGGTAAAGTTATCGAAGGTATGGATGTTGTTGAGAAGATCGGTGAGGTTCGCACTGGTATGCATGACCGTCCAATGCAAGATGTAGTTATGGAAAAAGTGACTATTGAAAGATAA
- the recJ gene encoding single-stranded-DNA-specific exonuclease RecJ — MENTTHATQNFNLHPVVQRLFAKREMGPQEIQEFLSWDLNSLPNFGALIDIDVAADEIIKAIDNNEKIAIYGDYDVDGTTSCALFYQFFQKLNLEVDLIQPSRFVEGYGLHNCSIDRAIEEGIDLMITVDCGISNVEQAAYAKEKGLKLIITDHHKDGRETMPEAIAVVNPSRRDEPADSDMKPLAGVGVAFAICVEIRKKLLARGQDIPSVYDLLQYVAIGTICDLAPLSPMNLKLVRHGMRLIKNTQYEGIKAFFDPTDRGKDIIPSEKLSFNVGPLINSKGRLDHPEVALKLLISKDYNEAREYYHQLVNCNTERKAIQKEVFEEAKEQVIDELKRDGELDIAIVYAPHFHEGVIGIVASKLVETFKVPAIVFSDAEDEGVIKASARSAGDLDIYHLLNEHRDLFLKFGGHKAAAGLSMPVENLEKFKTSMNAMLKEIPLIQRTVQDFYDLEITPDEIDPNLLRGLDALEPFGMGNAKPIFKLKGAKLKNFDLLKDIHVRWNFTSITNQKINLKGISFNYMSKWGALTPNEIYERQNDPSVELDVYFTLALNYFNGNKYIQLMVERVDLN; from the coding sequence ATGGAGAACACTACACACGCTACTCAGAATTTTAATTTACATCCAGTCGTTCAAAGGCTCTTTGCTAAAAGAGAGATGGGACCTCAAGAGATTCAAGAATTCCTATCTTGGGATCTGAATTCCCTACCAAACTTTGGAGCACTCATTGATATTGATGTTGCCGCAGATGAAATAATTAAAGCTATTGATAATAATGAGAAAATTGCCATTTATGGTGATTATGATGTTGATGGAACGACTTCTTGTGCTCTCTTCTATCAATTTTTTCAAAAGCTAAATCTCGAAGTAGACCTCATTCAACCTTCCCGTTTTGTTGAAGGTTATGGACTTCATAATTGTTCAATTGATCGTGCAATAGAAGAAGGTATCGATTTAATGATCACAGTCGACTGTGGAATCTCAAACGTTGAGCAAGCCGCTTATGCAAAAGAGAAAGGTCTAAAATTAATTATCACCGACCACCACAAAGATGGACGCGAAACAATGCCAGAAGCGATCGCTGTTGTAAATCCTTCGCGCCGAGACGAGCCAGCAGATTCAGACATGAAACCACTTGCTGGTGTTGGTGTAGCATTTGCGATTTGTGTTGAAATTAGAAAGAAGCTCTTGGCCCGTGGACAAGATATCCCTTCAGTATATGATCTACTTCAATACGTAGCGATTGGTACAATTTGTGACCTTGCACCACTAAGTCCAATGAACTTAAAACTTGTTCGTCATGGAATGAGACTTATTAAGAACACTCAATATGAAGGAATTAAGGCTTTCTTTGATCCAACAGACCGTGGAAAAGATATTATTCCAAGCGAAAAACTATCTTTCAATGTTGGCCCGTTAATCAACTCTAAAGGGCGATTAGACCACCCAGAAGTAGCATTAAAACTTTTAATCTCAAAAGACTATAACGAAGCACGTGAGTACTATCACCAGCTTGTTAACTGTAATACAGAACGTAAGGCCATTCAAAAAGAAGTCTTTGAAGAGGCAAAAGAACAAGTCATAGACGAACTTAAAAGAGATGGCGAACTAGACATTGCAATTGTCTATGCTCCTCACTTTCATGAAGGTGTTATCGGAATTGTTGCTTCAAAGCTTGTTGAAACATTTAAAGTTCCGGCCATTGTTTTCAGTGATGCCGAAGATGAAGGTGTGATTAAAGCATCAGCAAGGTCTGCAGGTGATCTCGATATTTATCACCTACTTAATGAGCATCGCGATCTGTTCTTAAAATTTGGAGGCCACAAGGCGGCCGCAGGGCTTTCAATGCCAGTTGAAAATCTGGAAAAATTTAAAACTTCGATGAATGCAATGTTAAAAGAAATTCCCTTGATCCAAAGAACGGTACAAGATTTTTATGATCTTGAGATAACTCCAGATGAAATTGATCCAAATCTTCTTAGAGGGCTAGATGCGCTTGAGCCTTTTGGAATGGGAAATGCAAAACCAATCTTTAAATTAAAAGGTGCAAAGCTTAAAAATTTTGATCTTCTAAAAGATATACACGTTAGATGGAATTTTACATCAATAACAAATCAGAAAATTAATCTTAAAGGGATTAGTTTTAATTATATGTCTAAGTGGGGAGCGCTTACACCGAACGAAATTTATGAGCGCCAAAATGATCCAAGTGTTGAACTTGATGTCTACTTCACACTTGCTCTAAACTACTTCAATGGAAATAAGTATATTCAGCTAATGGTTGAAAGAGTGGACCTTAACTAG